One stretch of Miscanthus floridulus cultivar M001 chromosome 18, ASM1932011v1, whole genome shotgun sequence DNA includes these proteins:
- the LOC136521094 gene encoding histone H3.3, whose protein sequence is MARTKQTARKSTGGKAPRKQLATKAARKSAPTTGGVKKPHRYRPGTVALREIRKYQKSTELLIRKLPFQRLVREIAQDFKTDLRFQSHAVLALQEAAEAYLVGLFEDTNLCAIHAKRVTIMPKDIQLARRIRGERA, encoded by the exons ATGGCCCgtacgaagcagaccgcccgcaagtccaccggaggcaagGCCCCCCGCAAgcagctcgccaccaag GCGGCGAGGAAGTCGGCGCCGACGACGGGCGGCGTGAAGAAGCCGCACAGGTACAGGCCCGGGACGGTGGCGCTGCGCGAGATCCGCAAGTACCAGAAGAGCACGGAGCTGCTGATCCGGAAGCTCCCCTTCCAGCGCCTGGTCCGCGAGATCGCGCAGGACTTTAAGACGGACCTCCGGTTCCAGAGCCACGCCGTGCTGGCGCTCCAGGAGGCAGCCGAGGCCTACCTCGTGGGCCTCTTCGAGGACACCAACCTCTGCGCTATCCACGCCAAGCGCGTCACCATCATGCCCAAGGACATCCAGCTCGCCCGCCGCATCCGCGGCGAGCGCGCGTGA
- the LOC136521365 gene encoding protein DECREASED SIZE EXCLUSION LIMIT 1-like isoform X1: protein MLGRRECIPSLLVLDLGIRSSGATARDEMAGLERPRRRPPPDPVAVLRGHRAAVNDACFHPSLPLLFSGAADGELRAWDTASHRTTSSVWAHAGSAGVYSVAAGAGLGNKIISQGRDGTCKCWAIEEAGLSRKPLFTVKTSTYHFCKMSLVKSSFTHATKSGSSCSASDVEPQRVSTENTECQEHDQCTTSNGHNMLAIAGQESSQVELWDITSARKIVTLPQTCSANTTDHPTKKKGLCMAVQAFIPHESAGYINILSSYEDGSTLWWDVRKPGLPLSSVKYHSESALSIAVDGFCNGGISGGADDKVVMFTLDHPKGAFILRKEIELERPGIAGTAIRPDNKIAATAGWDHRIRVYNYNKGNALAVLKYHSASCNAVTFSSDCKLMASCSADTTVALWDLYPPNPQSKVDITKTDEASC, encoded by the exons ATGCTGGGTCGGCGGGAGTGTATTCCGTCGCTGCTGGTGCTGGACTTGGGAATAAGATCATCAG GCGCGACGGCGCGAGACGAGATGGCCGGCCTCGAacggccccgccgccgccctccccCGGACCCCGTCGCCGTGCTCCGCGGCCACCGCGCCGCAGTCAACGACGCCTGCTTCCACCCCTCCCTCCCGCTCCTCTTCTCCGG CGCGGCTGACGGGGAGCTCAGGGCCTGGGACACCGCGAGCCACCGCACCACTTCCTCTGTTTG GGCTCATGCTGGGTCGGCGGGAGTGTATTCCGTCGCTGCTGGTGCTGGACTTGGGAATAAGATCATCAG CCAGGGTAGGGATGGGACTTGTAAATGTTGGGCAATTGAAGAAGCTGGGCTTTCACG GAAGCCCCTATTTACAGTCAAAACAAGCACATATCATTTCTGCAAGATGTCACTGGTGAAGTCTTCTTTTACACATGCCACAAAATCCGGCTCATCCTGCTCAGCTAGTGACGTAGAGCCACAAAGAGTGTCAACTGAAAATACAGAATGCCAAGAACATGATCAAT GCACTACCTCTAATGGGCACAATATGTTGGCAATTGCTGGCCAAGAGTCGTCCCAG GTTGAGCTTTGGGACATTACAAGTGCTAGAAAGATCGTAACGTTGCCCCAAACATGTAGCGCTAATACGACAGATCATCCTACTAAGAAAAAAG GACTATGCATGGCTGTGCAAGCTTTCATCCCCCATGAATCTGCAGGCTACATAAATATTTTGTCAAG TTACGAAGATGGAAGCACTCTTTGGTGGGATGTACGGAAGCCTGGGTTACCTTTATCTTCAGTGAAATATCATTCAGAATCAG CTTTATCCATTGCTGTTGATGGGTTTTGCAATGGTGGAATCTCAGGAGGTGCTGATGATAAAGTAGTCATGTTCACGCTTGATCATCCGAAG GGCGCATTTATTCTTAGGAAAGAAATAGAACTTGAGCGACCGGGTATAGCTGGCACAGCGATTCGGCCAGACAACAAGATCGCTGCAACCGCTGGCTGGGATCACAG GATTCGAGTGTATAACTACAACAAAGGAAATGCTCTAGCCGTGTTAAAGTACCACAGTGCTTCG TGCAACGCAGTGACTTTCTCATCTGACTGTAAGCTCATGGCTTCCTGCTCGGCGGATACGACGGTTGCATTGTGGGACCTCTACCCCCCAAATCCCCAAAGCAAAGTGGACATCACAAAAACAGATGAGGCCTCCTGCTAG
- the LOC136521365 gene encoding protein DECREASED SIZE EXCLUSION LIMIT 1-like isoform X2, with protein sequence MLGRRECIPSLLVLDLGIRSSGATARDEMAGLERPRRRPPPDPVAVLRGHRAAVNDACFHPSLPLLFSGAADGELRAWDTASHRTTSSVWAHAGSAGVYSVAAGAGLGNKIISQGRDGTCKCWAIEEAGLSRKPLFTVKTSTYHFCKMSLVKSSFTHATKSGSSCSASDVEPQRVSTENTECQEHDQCTTSNGHNMLAIAGQESSQVELWDITSARKIVTLPQTCSANTTDHPTKKKGLCMAVQAFIPHESAGYINILSSYEDGSTLWWDVRKPGLPLSSVKYHSESGGADDKVVMFTLDHPKGAFILRKEIELERPGIAGTAIRPDNKIAATAGWDHRIRVYNYNKGNALAVLKYHSASCNAVTFSSDCKLMASCSADTTVALWDLYPPNPQSKVDITKTDEASC encoded by the exons ATGCTGGGTCGGCGGGAGTGTATTCCGTCGCTGCTGGTGCTGGACTTGGGAATAAGATCATCAG GCGCGACGGCGCGAGACGAGATGGCCGGCCTCGAacggccccgccgccgccctccccCGGACCCCGTCGCCGTGCTCCGCGGCCACCGCGCCGCAGTCAACGACGCCTGCTTCCACCCCTCCCTCCCGCTCCTCTTCTCCGG CGCGGCTGACGGGGAGCTCAGGGCCTGGGACACCGCGAGCCACCGCACCACTTCCTCTGTTTG GGCTCATGCTGGGTCGGCGGGAGTGTATTCCGTCGCTGCTGGTGCTGGACTTGGGAATAAGATCATCAG CCAGGGTAGGGATGGGACTTGTAAATGTTGGGCAATTGAAGAAGCTGGGCTTTCACG GAAGCCCCTATTTACAGTCAAAACAAGCACATATCATTTCTGCAAGATGTCACTGGTGAAGTCTTCTTTTACACATGCCACAAAATCCGGCTCATCCTGCTCAGCTAGTGACGTAGAGCCACAAAGAGTGTCAACTGAAAATACAGAATGCCAAGAACATGATCAAT GCACTACCTCTAATGGGCACAATATGTTGGCAATTGCTGGCCAAGAGTCGTCCCAG GTTGAGCTTTGGGACATTACAAGTGCTAGAAAGATCGTAACGTTGCCCCAAACATGTAGCGCTAATACGACAGATCATCCTACTAAGAAAAAAG GACTATGCATGGCTGTGCAAGCTTTCATCCCCCATGAATCTGCAGGCTACATAAATATTTTGTCAAG TTACGAAGATGGAAGCACTCTTTGGTGGGATGTACGGAAGCCTGGGTTACCTTTATCTTCAGTGAAATATCATTCAGAATCAG GAGGTGCTGATGATAAAGTAGTCATGTTCACGCTTGATCATCCGAAG GGCGCATTTATTCTTAGGAAAGAAATAGAACTTGAGCGACCGGGTATAGCTGGCACAGCGATTCGGCCAGACAACAAGATCGCTGCAACCGCTGGCTGGGATCACAG GATTCGAGTGTATAACTACAACAAAGGAAATGCTCTAGCCGTGTTAAAGTACCACAGTGCTTCG TGCAACGCAGTGACTTTCTCATCTGACTGTAAGCTCATGGCTTCCTGCTCGGCGGATACGACGGTTGCATTGTGGGACCTCTACCCCCCAAATCCCCAAAGCAAAGTGGACATCACAAAAACAGATGAGGCCTCCTGCTAG
- the LOC136520577 gene encoding histone H1-like: protein MDQRRLVKLLRDRSIRLRRTRTERESGVSDLRFLIMATVTEEVAPAVAVAEEPAPEKAKEVVETPEKVEEGKKPEEGEGKKPAEKEKKARKPRSRKPKSAGPHHPPYFEMIKEAILSQDGGKVGASPYAIAKHMGEKHRDVLPPNYRKVLAVQLRGFAAKGRLVKVKASFKLAAAEEKKAHAAAKTKRAASAPTLAKRKRPAAAAAAPAKKKTVPAAAAPREARKARAKRTRKVAPAPAQPKPKSARAAAAAGKKANKASA, encoded by the exons ATGGACCAGCGCCGGCTAGTCAAGCTACTGCGAGACAGGAGTATCCGCTTGCGTCGCACGCGCACTGAAAGAGAGAGTGGAGTGAGTGATCTCAGGTTTCTGATCATGGCCACCGTGACTGAGGAGGTTGCTccggccgtcgccgtcgccgaggAGCCGGCGccggagaaggcgaaggaggtggtggAGACGCCGGAGAAGGTGGAGGAGGGGAAGAAGCCCGAGGAGGGCGAGGGGAAGAAGCCCgccgagaaggagaagaaggcgaGGAAGCCGCGGAGCAGGAAGCCCAAGTCCGCCGGGCCGCACCACCCGCCCTACTTCGAG ATGATCAAGGAGGCGATCCTGTCGCAGGACGGCGGCAAGGTCGGGGCGAGCCCGTACGCGATCGCCAAGCACATGGGGGAGAAGCACCGGGACGTGCTCCCGCCCAACTACCGCAAGGTGCTGGCCGTGCAGCTGCGCGGGTTCGCCGCCAAGGGCCGCCTCGTCAAGGTCAAGGCCTCCTTCAAGCTCGCCGCGGCCGAGGAGAAGAAGGCTCACGCGGCCGCGAAGACGAAGAGGGCTGCCTCGGCGCCGACCCTGGCCAAACGCAAGAGGCCCGCGGCCGCAGCCGCCGCGCCGGCCAAAAAGAAGACGGTGCCCGCCGCGGCTGCGCCCAGGGAGGCACGGAAGGCGCGCGCCAAGCGCACGAGGAAGGTGGCCCCGGCGCCCGCGCAGCCCAAGCCCAAgtccgcccgcgccgccgccgccgctggcaaGAAGGCCAACAAGGCCAGCGCCTGA